In the Pelorhabdus rhamnosifermentans genome, CGTTCAGTAGTCGTTTTCAAGCAGAACTAGAAGGAGTTGATGTACGGATGAAGGCAGAACCCGTAGTCATACCCATCCGTAAAATACATGAAACAGCAGTCATTCATCCGGCCGCTCGCATTGGCAAAGACGTAGAGATCGGTCCCTATGTTGTCATTGGTGAGAATGTTGTTATTGGTGATGGAACGAAAATTATGGCTCATGCTGTTATTGATGGTTGGACGAGCATTGGTCGAGAATGTGTCATTTTTCCCAGTGCATCCATTGGTGCCGAGCCGCAGGATTTAAAGTTTAATGGCGAAAAAAGTTATGTCTTTATTGGGGATTACACCAAAATACGAGAATTCGCCACAGTCCATCGGGCCACAGGTGAAGGCGAAGAAACACGCATTGGCATGCACTGCCTCATGATGGCGTATACCCATGTTGCGCATAATTGTATTGTTGGCAATCATGTCATCATGTCCAATGCCGCGACGCTTGCCGGTCATGTTATAGTAGAAGATCGGGCCGTCATTGGCGGATTAGCTGGTGTTCATCAATTTGTCAAGATTGGTCGGAATGCCATGATTGGTGGCGCTACCAAGATTGTACAGGATATTCCGCCTTACGTGATTGCTGATGGCAATCCCGCCCGGGTGAGGGGACTCAATAATGTAGGTATGTCGCGGGCTGGTATTAGTCCCATGGCCAGACGCAACCTTAAGAAGGCTTATCGTTATCTCTATCGTTCTAATTTGAGCTTGCCTCATGCCATTGCTGTTATGGAACAAGAATTGGATTCTTGTGAAGAAGTAGAACATTTCTTGCGCTTCTTGCGCAACGCCGAACGGGGCATTTGCCGTGGTCGGCGTGACGAAACGGGAGAATAAAATTGATGAAAACAATTGGTTTATTGGCTGGTGTCGGAAGATTGCCTGTCGAATTTGCCCGTGCCGCTCGCGGCATGGGCTTTGCCGTGATTACCATGGCTGTTGTGCCTGGTACGGACAAAGAACTTTCGGCTGTTTCAGATAAATTTTTTGATATTTCTATTGGTCAATTGGATACAATAATGCTAAAGCTAAAGCAAGAGGAGATTCACGAAGTAACCTTGCTTGGTAAGGTTACGAAAGAGCTTATGTTTACAGGAAAACTCGCTCTGGATGAAAGAATCAAAAAATTATTAGCCGCTTTGCCTGATTATAGTGATGATACGCTCATGCTGGCTTTTGTACGCGAACTGGCTGCTGCTGGGATTCGCGTGCTTGATCAGACACAGCTCATTGCTTCACTCATGCCTCAGCCGGGTGTACTTACAGTACGCAAGCCAACGGCAGAAGAATGTACAGATATGAAATTTGGGTTTGCTATGGCCAAACATATTGGCGCTCTTGACATTGGTCAGACCGTTGTTGTCAAGAACAGCGCTGTTTTAGCTGTAGAAGCCATTGAAGGAACAGATGCCTGCATCAAGCGCGGCGGCAAACTTGGTTGTGGCGGCGTCATTGTTGCGAAGGTAGCCAAACCGAATCAAGATATGCGGTTTGATGTTCCTGGAGTGGGAATTGCGACGATTCATTCCATGCTGGAAGCAGAGGCCGTTGGGCTGGTCATTGAAGCAGGAAAAACGCTCTTGATTGATCAGAAGGCAGTTGTTAAGCTGGCTGATGCCCATGGCATTGCCATTGTAGCCATGTAAAACGAGGGCCGCAGATTCATTGATTCACTGAGAACGTCTTTTCTCTGTGTTTCTTTGCCTCTGTGGCCCTTCTATAGTGGGAGATGTCTTATGAAAATTATGATTTCAGTCGGCGAAGCCTCAGGTGATCTCCATGGTGCTCGTTTGGCTGCCGCTTTAAAACAACTACAACCGGATATTACGCTGCTTGGCATGGGCGGACAGGCCATGCGTGCCGCTGGGGTTGAACTTGTCTATGACATTGCTGATTTGGGTGTTATGGGTATTGTGGAGGTCATCAAGAATTTGCGGCGTCTATTTGTTTTACGTGATGAACTTGTTTGTGTAATGAAACGCGAACAACCAGATGCCCTTGTTGTTATCGACTATCCTGGTTTTAATATGAGGCTGGCAAAGAAGGCCAGGGAACTGGGCATTCCGATCATTTCCTATATTAGTCCGTCCGCCTGGGCCTGGGGCAAAGGCCGAGCCAAAGAAACAGCTGAAATCGTCGATCGTGTAGCAGCTATTTTCCCTTTTGAGGCGAAAGTTTATGAAGAGGCAGGAGCGAAGGTGACTTTTGTGGGGCATCCTTTACTGGATATTGTCAAGTCGTCCATGAGTAAGGCTGCAGCCTATGAATTGTTTGGGACTGATCCCAATCACCCTGTCGTACTGCTTATGCCAGGCAGCCGGGTGCAGGAAATTGATAAGCTTTTGCCTGATATACTTCAGGCAGCCGAATTGATTGCAAAGCAGCTGCCAAGCTGCCAATTTTATTTACCCATTGCTTCTACTATTGCACGAGACAGAATTCAGGGACAATTAGCCAAGCGTAGCGTTTCTGTTACGCTTACGCAGGAAAACACCTATGATTTAATGAATATAAGTAATCTGGCTATTGCTGCTTCAGGAACAGCCACACTGGAAACCTCTCTCATGAAGGTACCTACCGTGATTATTTATCGTGTCAATGCTCTGACTTACTGGATAGGTAAACGACTAGTAAAAATACCCCATATCGGTCTGCCCAATATCGTGGCAGGGCGGCAAGTGGTTCCGGAATTGCTGCAAGCGGATGTTACACCTCAGCGCATTGCTGCTGAGAGTCTGGACATCTTGTTAAATCCCAACCGTCTACAGCAGCTTCAGCTTGATTTAGCTGAGGTTCAAAGCAAATTAGGGGAGTCTGGCGCTGTAGCAAAAGCCGCTGCCGTGATACTCGAAGTAGCTAGTCAAAGTGGAGGAATTCAATGAAAACGTATGTCCGTTTATTAAATTATATCCGGCCCTATATGAAACGTGTCGTTGTGGCGATTATTTGCATTATCCTGGCATCCAGCGCCAACTTGTACGTCCCTTGGATCATTAAGGATGTCATTGATGATGTACTCACAAGCCGTAACATGACGATGCTCAACTTGATTGCAGTCGGAATTGTGATTGTTTTTCTGCTGCGCGGTATTTTTTATTACGGGCAGACTTATCTCATGTCATATATTGGTCAGAAAGTGATTATTGATATTCGGGAAGCCGTCTATCGTCACTTGCAGAAATTATCACTGGCTTATTTCGAGAAACGCCAGACAGGAACCATTATGAGTTATATTACAAATGATGTGGCAGCCCTGCAAAGCGCCATGGTGGAAAATGTTATTGAAATGGTAACAGAAGGCGTCACGCTCATTGGTTCCATGGCAGCGATGTTTTATATTGATTGGCAGCTTTCCTTGCTTACTCTCGTTACTATGCCGCTTGTGGCCAAAACCATTGAGATTTTTGGTGGAAAACTGCGTACGGCGAGTACCACTATGCAGGAACGGGCCGCCGATATTACAGCCGTCTTGCAAGAAACGCTCTCGGCGGTTAGAGTGATTAAGTCTTTTGTCAGAGAAGATTACGAGATTTCTCGGTTTAATCGGGAAAATTATTTTAATTTTCGGGCGCAAATGAAAACATCTCAGCTTATGGCAACATTAACACCGATTATTGAATTTTTAGCTGCGATTGGCGTCACCGTTATTATCTGGTATGGTGGACGGGAAGTCATAGATGGTAATCTTACCTCAGGTTCACTTATTGCGTTTTTAATTTATGTTGTCAATCTTTCGAATCCTATCAAACGGTTAAGCCGGGTTTATGGCAATATTCAACGGGCTCTTGCGGCAGCTGATCGTGTCTTTGAAGTGTTAGATACAGTGCCGGAAATTACTGATGCTGCTGATGCTGAGGCCCTGCCGTCCATTGAGGGGCAAGTAGAATTTGAGAATGTCGTTTTTGAATATAATCCAGGGGAAGTAGTCCTTGATCATATTTCTCTTGTGGCTCAGCCGGGTCAAATGATTGCTATTGTCGGTCCGAGTGGGGCCGGCAAGACAACTATTGCGAATTTGATTCCCAGGTTTTATGATCCCACAGCAGGCCGTGTGTTGATTGACGGTTATGATATCAAACGCGTGACGACTCACTCTGTTCGCGCTCAGATTGGCATTGTTCCCCAGGAAACCGTGCTGTTTAATGGCACAGTCTATGATAATATTCTTTATGGTGATCTGGCTGCGACAGAGGAGCAAGTCATTGCAGCTGCCAAAGCTGCCAATGCCCATCAATTTATTACGAATATGCCTGAAGGCTATCGTTCTATGATTGGCGAACGGGGTGCAAAAATTTCCGGAGGCCAGCGTCAGCGTGTGGCTATTGCCAGGGCCATCTTAAAAAATCCCCGTGTCTTGATTTTGGACGAGGCTACATCAGCCCTTGACACAGAAAGTGAAAATCTGGTTCAGGAAGCTCTGGATAAGCTCATGGTAGGGCGGACATCTTTTGTCATTGCTCATCGCTTATCAACAGTGCAGCGGGCCGATTTGATTTTGGTGATGGAAAGGGGCCTTATTGTGGAACGCGGTACCCATCAGGAATTGTTGGAGAACCGCGGCCTCTATTATAAACTGTATCAAGTGCAATTTTCCGATAAAAAGCAACCCGTTGCTTAACGCAAGTTGTGAAAAGGGGTATCAAGCGTGAGATTTTTTTATAACTTTCTTGCTTCTTTGTTTGTCCTGTGCGCTCTTCCGGTATTCTTTTGGCGTCTCATGAAAGAACCAGGGTTTGGCGAACGGCTGAAGCAATGGTTTGGTTTTTTACCGGCTGAGTCGCTGGAAAGTGTCGCGAAACAGCAGTGTTTATGGCTTCATGCTGCATCAGTCGGCGAAATAGTTGCTGCAAGTCCCATTGTCAAGGAGATGCGGGCGGCTTTTCCCACGCGGAAGATTCTTATTTCTACAGTCACCGTAACAGGTCACGAAATGGCTAAAAAAATCCTGCCTGATGCTGATAGTATTATTTTTTTTCCCTTTGATTTGCCTTGGCTGATCGAGAGCGTAGTGAGAAGAATCGAGCCCGCTCTGTTTGTGCTTGTCGAGACCGAGCTGTGGCCGAATTTTTTGCAGGCTATGGAAAAAAGAAAGATTCCTGTACTGATGGTCAATGGCCGCATTAGTGATAAAAGTATTAAACGGTACCACTACTTATTTTCATTGCTCAGGGAAATGATGCAGTCTGTCAGCCTTTTTTGC is a window encoding:
- a CDS encoding LpxI family protein, whose translation is MKTIGLLAGVGRLPVEFARAARGMGFAVITMAVVPGTDKELSAVSDKFFDISIGQLDTIMLKLKQEEIHEVTLLGKVTKELMFTGKLALDERIKKLLAALPDYSDDTLMLAFVRELAAAGIRVLDQTQLIASLMPQPGVLTVRKPTAEECTDMKFGFAMAKHIGALDIGQTVVVKNSAVLAVEAIEGTDACIKRGGKLGCGGVIVAKVAKPNQDMRFDVPGVGIATIHSMLEAEAVGLVIEAGKTLLIDQKAVVKLADAHGIAIVAM
- the lpxB gene encoding lipid-A-disaccharide synthase; the protein is MKIMISVGEASGDLHGARLAAALKQLQPDITLLGMGGQAMRAAGVELVYDIADLGVMGIVEVIKNLRRLFVLRDELVCVMKREQPDALVVIDYPGFNMRLAKKARELGIPIISYISPSAWAWGKGRAKETAEIVDRVAAIFPFEAKVYEEAGAKVTFVGHPLLDIVKSSMSKAAAYELFGTDPNHPVVLLMPGSRVQEIDKLLPDILQAAELIAKQLPSCQFYLPIASTIARDRIQGQLAKRSVSVTLTQENTYDLMNISNLAIAASGTATLETSLMKVPTVIIYRVNALTYWIGKRLVKIPHIGLPNIVAGRQVVPELLQADVTPQRIAAESLDILLNPNRLQQLQLDLAEVQSKLGESGAVAKAAAVILEVASQSGGIQ
- a CDS encoding ABC transporter ATP-binding protein, encoding MKTYVRLLNYIRPYMKRVVVAIICIILASSANLYVPWIIKDVIDDVLTSRNMTMLNLIAVGIVIVFLLRGIFYYGQTYLMSYIGQKVIIDIREAVYRHLQKLSLAYFEKRQTGTIMSYITNDVAALQSAMVENVIEMVTEGVTLIGSMAAMFYIDWQLSLLTLVTMPLVAKTIEIFGGKLRTASTTMQERAADITAVLQETLSAVRVIKSFVREDYEISRFNRENYFNFRAQMKTSQLMATLTPIIEFLAAIGVTVIIWYGGREVIDGNLTSGSLIAFLIYVVNLSNPIKRLSRVYGNIQRALAAADRVFEVLDTVPEITDAADAEALPSIEGQVEFENVVFEYNPGEVVLDHISLVAQPGQMIAIVGPSGAGKTTIANLIPRFYDPTAGRVLIDGYDIKRVTTHSVRAQIGIVPQETVLFNGTVYDNILYGDLAATEEQVIAAAKAANAHQFITNMPEGYRSMIGERGAKISGGQRQRVAIARAILKNPRVLILDEATSALDTESENLVQEALDKLMVGRTSFVIAHRLSTVQRADLILVMERGLIVERGTHQELLENRGLYYKLYQVQFSDKKQPVA
- the lpxA gene encoding acyl-ACP--UDP-N-acetylglucosamine O-acyltransferase: MKAEPVVIPIRKIHETAVIHPAARIGKDVEIGPYVVIGENVVIGDGTKIMAHAVIDGWTSIGRECVIFPSASIGAEPQDLKFNGEKSYVFIGDYTKIREFATVHRATGEGEETRIGMHCLMMAYTHVAHNCIVGNHVIMSNAATLAGHVIVEDRAVIGGLAGVHQFVKIGRNAMIGGATKIVQDIPPYVIADGNPARVRGLNNVGMSRAGISPMARRNLKKAYRYLYRSNLSLPHAIAVMEQELDSCEEVEHFLRFLRNAERGICRGRRDETGE